The DNA segment tctgacatgtattttgaacaaattatgcccccttttggacttagaaaattctggttaaagttttacatgcaagttactatctccaaaactaatgcagatattaaattgaaacttcacacgtgccttcagggttataaaactagttgatagcagcaagtcccataactctgatatgcattttggtcaaattatgtccccttttgaacttaaaactcttttgatatttaacctttttgggtaatattttcctgcttctgggacaatatttcgaatagtcgagcttggctgtcttacggacagctcttgttaatatctGTTTTGTTAAACGAAAGTAATAGACAGCCATAATTTTAGCCCATTTTATCTCCCATTACAAGCCTTAAATTGGCAGGCATAATGCTTAATGGCAGTGAATGATCCCACATGATTCTTAGGACAGTGAGTCTTTGGTTAAGATTACAGTAACTTagtttaaaaggaacattttccacggcactagacaacttttggggacagatacccataccctcaggaatgGGAATTTTTCGTTGTTTgaagacaaaaaggggaagtttttagccatatagaTGTTACTACTTTTAacacttattatgtctcccccaggagacagattgtttttgccctgtccgtccgtccttccgtccgtccgtacgtcacacttcatttccgagcaataactggagtaccatttgacctagaaccttcaaacttcataggtttgtagggctgctggagtagatgacccctattgtttttggggtcactccgtcaaaggtcaaggtcacaggggcctgaacattgaaaaccatttccgatcaataactagagaaccacttgacccagaatgttgaaacttcataggatgattggtcatgaagagtagacgacccctattgattttggggtcactccgtcaaagatcaaggtcacaggggcctgaacattgaaaaccatttccgatcaataactagagaaccacttgacccagaatgttgaaacttcataggatgattggacatgaagagtagacgacccctattgattttggggtcactccgtcaaaggtcaaggtcacaggggcctgaacattgaaaaccatttccgatcaataactagagaaccacttgacccagaatgttgaaacttcataggatgattggtcatgaagaatagacgacccctattgattttggggtcactcggtcaaaggtcaaggtcacaggggcctgaacattgaaaaccatttccgatcaataactagagaaccacttgacccagaatgttgaaacttcataggatgattggtcatgaagagtagatgacccttattgattttggggtcactccgtcaaaggtcaaggtcacaggggcctgaacatggaaaaccatttccgatcaataactagagaaccacttgacccagaatgttgaaacttcataggatgattggtcatgaagagtagatgacccctattgattttggggtcactccattaaaggtcaaggtcacaggggcctgaacatggaaaaccatttccgatcaataactagagaaccacttgacccagaatgttgaaacttcataggatgattgtacatgcaaagtagatgacccctatcgattttggggtcactccattaaaggtcaaggtcacaggggcctgaacattgaaaaccatttccggtcagtaacttgagaaccacttgacccagaatgatgaaacttaataggatgattggtcatgcagagtagatgaccgctaacgattttagggtcactctgttaaaggtcaaggccacaggggcctgaacatggaaaaccatttccaatcagtaacttgagaacctctcgacccagaatgttgaaacttcataggatgattgttcatgcagagtaaatgacccctattgtttttggggtcactccgttaaaggtcaaggtcacaggggcctgaacattgataaccagttccaagtaataacttgagaaccacttgacccagaatgttgaaacttcataggatgattgaacatgcagagtagatgacccctattgattttggggtcagtctattaaaggtcaaggtcacagtggcctgttcatgtaaaatcattttttggaaataacttgagaaccgcttgacctagaatgttgaaacttaataggatgattggacatgcagagtagatgacccctatttattttgaggtcacttgatcaaaggtcaaggtcacaggagcctgaacagtgacttgagaaccactaggccaagagtgttgaaatttagcgggatgactggacatgccaagtagatgatccctattgcagctaaccatcagtgtctctttgactttcgctcctgacccctattgacttcttgcctataggactttgcattgggggagacatgcgcttttttacaaaagcattttctagttaatactgttttcaatcattactaactaatgtaactatattgcagcagtaaccttccttagaggcactataatataacttgaaagagagtacatatctagttgtgtcaaacaacctattatcaggggaatttcttctgagaaaggggaaaataaacatattattttatgattggaatggggcccatattcggccccaaaacagCCAAACCAGTGCCCTGTTTTCAATGTACAGCTTTTAGCTTTGAGGTTTCTCTGTCATAAGTCATTGCCACTGTCTGACATGTGAAATTATATAATAGTGGTGGTCAGCCTCCCTCTTTGTTCAGTTTCAATTTCCCTCATAACTTCAGACTGCTTGGACTTgtgaatttcaaaatttgatagGCACATTGCTTCAGGTTTGTTAGGGTAAGCCTATGGATGAACTTGTCAACATAGACATTTTGTGAAGGTATTGCATGGTATCTATAAGCTGTTCTCTCAGGAACTTTTTGACTAAATACCTTGGTCAGTATAACACTAAACCTGGTCTGTAATATTCTGACATATGCCTCTTAAGCTTTTCAAACATTCCCACTTGACTGCTTTTAGAGGCTACCAGatcttttaaacaattttcttcatgaaccacttgatgggtTTTCTCTAAACTTGTCTGTTAAACATTCTTGCATGGACCTTTTTCAAGCTTGTTCTAACTATTCCACTGGACTGCATTTAGGGGCCAACAGAgatcaaaatattaaaatctctcaACTAGTTCTTCTTATGAGCTGCTTCATTGATCATTGATGATAACCAAAGTTGGTCagaaacaaggtcaaggtcaaaaggtcaagctCAGAAACAGTTCAAAGGTCAAAACAAGGTTAAATGATCAAGGCAAGGTGTTGGGACTTTGAGCCATCATTGCCCACTTGCTCATTACTTTTGACTAGTAGCATCTTTGATTAATCCCCCAGCTTGAGTTGGGggtggttataggaatggtctccgtccgtacATAGcaattgtgtccgctccataacaattatgtccgctccatataacttaaaccccttgaaggattttcatgaaactttggtcaaatgatcacctcattaagacgatgtacagaactcatgagtcagccatgttggctcaagatcaaggccacagctctaggtctaaggtttgagccttccattttgtgtccgctccgtattttctaaaccccttgaaggattttcatgaaatttgggtcaaatgatcacctcatcaagacgatgtgcagaactcatgagtcagccatgttggctgaaggtcaaggtcacaactcaaggtcagaggtttgagccttccattttgtgtccgctctgtatctcctaaaccattcgtaaataaatttataagttTGTGATATTCAATAACTGATCTACATGCCAGAGTTTCATTGATGAATTGTATACTCATGattctttttatattaaacttATTTCTGCAATCTCTCAGCATATCGCTTGgaacaaattcattgatgtcgtcatacttggactataaaatatacttaaaaacgtcaatgcttccacccaataccattaaccctttcactatccataacagcagcaggggatatagctgtctttcagactgccttgtttgtatAAACATGGAATGTATAAACACGTTATAAATGTTTCTTGCAGGTGGCATGGCAGGGTCGAGGTTTTTTGCAGAAGACTGCAAGCAGACTGCATGGTGTGAGACAGGCGGGTGTTCTGACACCACAGCTTCAGATCAGTCCAGAAAATCTTGTGTCACCTCCAGTTGATCTGTTCACAGAGGaagaacaaatgatgaaagatacAGGTATTGAATAAAGTTAAAGGAGATATTAGTTACAAGCTTTTTTGTGTTTTGCTTGCTTTAAATACAATTAGGAAAGACATTCAGGATATGTTGACATTTGAAAATGAAGACTttacatatatcatgtatattgGAGGGCTACCATTCCTCATTtagacaaatataaaacaaatatatcattattACTAGACTGTTCGAAttgaaaaatttgtaccaaaatgcaagttttcgtTATGGGCACCAATGGGAAAATCatgattttgataacatttttgatgaatatatatttgtctgcaatatagattttaatgaaacttcttaaaGTCGTACATAACATATGATCTATCAAAAACAAgcatatttttgagatattttctcCTGATTAAAGAGTTCAGTACATTACATGCTGATTTCAAGACACTATTTGGACATATTTAATGTGTTAcacattttaatatcatattttatcttaagaaagatagtaacattggcatttttagctcgactattcgaagaataggggagctatcctactcgccccagcgtcggcttgagcgtgagcgtcacacaaatgttaaaagtttgcgtaccaccacaaatattttcaaagtccattgaggtattgctttcatattttgcatacttgttaaccatcatgaccccagtctgtaaaaaggaggaggcaactctatcaagcattttgactgaattatggccccttttcgacttagaataaatgttaaagtttgcgtaccaccccaaatattttcaaagtccattgagacattgctttcatattttgcatacttgtttaccatcatgaccccagtctgtaaaaaagaggaggcaactctatcaagcattttgactgaattatggccccttttcgacttagaatatgctttgaaaacctgagttattagattggggtagatgtcggtctgGCGGGCCGGCGGTGGCGCGGCGGCGGCTGCgacgtcaaactggtgtttccggtcaataacttttgtttcggtaaagatatttgaataaaacttggtatgtatgtagcttatatcaagacaaaggctgggattgattttggggtttctggggtcaaggtcaaggtcactgttacttaaaatagaaaaagggtttccggtcaataacttttgtttcggtaaagatatttgaataaaacttggtatgtatgtagcttatatcaagacaaaggctgggattgattttggggtttctggggtcaaggtcaaggtcactgttacttaaaatagaaaaagggtttccggtcattaacttaacttaggaatgagctatcatgatgaaacttggtgtatagaaaacttatataaagttgtagcttgggattgattttggggtttctgggatcaaggtcaaggtcattgttactaaaaatagggttagggttaggttagggttagggttagcatatcttctacatgcatggagggattttgatgacagttggcacaattgttcaccatcatgagacggagtgtcatgcgcaagaaccaggtccctaggtctaaggtcaaggtcacacttagaggtcaaaggatacaagaatgaaaactttgtccggagcatatcttcttcatgcatagaaggattttgatgtaacttggcacaattatacaccatcatgagacgaagtgtcttgcgcagttcccttctttagaattacttccctttgttgttactataaatagcttatattgtaactttttcattactagacgtagggaaaaatcgagaccacttttctgtagtacaacatgcatgttacatccaattttgaggtgtattttgaccaatctctacctggtaaggatttctgtgtggacgtacaattttttttttttgtatttttttttttttttttaaaggtggtcaatcacatttaaacaacatttaatgacattttttactttttgtatattctggtagagaattatttaaggaacaaaaagaccgattacatagagttagattcctatttgaaatgtatattttattatttttataaaattttgtaattactcccctttaatatgaaagtatataaaaagctgggtatttctttttatttcgataaatgtctagttttacatttgcatttgatagacatatcaactattgaacaatctgaaccaaaatgcaagctgtgtgtagcttctgaattcatttatttccagtctatcttggttgcgcaaccaagataggcaaagggtggtaatattaatttttaaacttgcgtttctagtgaattccatctaaatacataatttttaatgcaaatatattacaaatatattacaatatgtctaatatttatacatttccttaggcaaagtatgtttatcaaatttatacttatgataaaataactctatcttggttgggcaaccaggataggaaaatgaaattttaaaaatacctccagtgaaaatctaatttgtattaagtgttaagtgaacataaatgagtgtaaatgatcagatgctaaagtttcgaacaaatccgttacatggccaaaatctgattatccacctttaagattaacttcccttagttgttactataaataacttatattgtaacttttttataattgaccgtagggaaaaaccaagaccacttttctgtggtacaacatagttgttactttctaattttaggtgtattttaaggtatctctacctggtaaggagtttttttgtggacttagaaaaacaaaagaattacaatgattactaaacaaccacaaaattaaaattacatctgcaaatacaggtgctagagtaaagaaatttgctgtaacgggcgtatattgtgacattctggcactcttgtttattcttatgaaaagtgttgaaaacctggtttcgtggcattgctgCGTTCTTGTTCTATGTTATCCGGAgaaatgacgttacaccattaCATCTGATTACTcagacatgcagaactaccttaatattgtagtattatcttgattatatagtaatgagccgcaccatgagaaaaccaacatagcgcatttgcaaccagcatggatccagaccagcctgcgtatcgcgcagtctggtcaggatccatactgttcgctttaaacccctattgcaattagagaaaccatcagcgatcatcatggatcctgaccagactgtgcggatgtgcagcctaatcttgatccatgctggacgcaaatgcactatgttggttttctcatggtgcagctcatattacAGTTGCTAGGTTTGCTGCTGAGAAGATTCAGCCATTGGTTAGAAAGATGGATGCTGAGAGTAAGATGGACCAGTCAATAATTGATGGCATGTTTCAGAATGGGGTAGGATTTCTTATAGTCTTGTAAATCTATAATTGTGAAATTGAAACCTTATACCTTACTGCTAATGTTTTGGCTTGGACAGTGTGGTTAAAACCTTTGCCACAGGTTTCACATTTTGGTTGGCAACATGAGCAGGCAGGCTTAAATGCAGAAGAACAAACCTTTCTATTTCAAgtactttgtgtattttttttggttaaaacatAGGTGACATAACAGTATATTTTAGGGTTTGTCTGATATTgataggtcaagttcacagtgactgAAATGTTTTTCACACAATAACTGAAGTAGGCTTGGTTCTGCAGTAGTCAAGTTTGATTAGATAATTACATATGGTGGGAAGATGACCCGAAATGGAGGGTTTAAGCTGCAgttagatcaaaggtcatggtcactgtgacattgaaactcaaaatggttTTCATTCATTGGTAGAATGCTTAGGCTTAGTGGGCAGACCAAATAGAATATGATTGCATTTGGTCAGGACCTCGCCTCTGTTGCTTTAGGAGTTAttagatcaaagttcaaggtcagtgtGACAGTgagattgaaaacagtttctttgTTATGATTgggagaatgctttggcctacagttaTAATACTTTATAGGATGATCGACTGTAGTCAGTGGTTACTGAGCACTAGCTGGAGACTATTTTAGCTGCTGCATTCAAAATTCATAGCTTGATTGTCCGTattcagtagatgaccactactgTTACAATGTCAAGGGTCAAGATCACAACTTAAAGACTGAAAATTCACACTCACTTACCTCTGAAAGGCTATCATTTCATGGGAGCATATGTGTTTTACTAACAGGTCTCTGAAACATACATTTGTACACTTGTACTGATATTCGTTTTTTATAAATTCTATAAAGCTGTTTGGCATAGAGATTGACTCAGAATATGGTGGAacaaactctacttttgttgttgCTAACCTGGTTATTGAAGAGCTTGCCAAAGTTGACCCATCAGTTAGTGTGATGTGTGATGTCCACAATACATTGCTAGTTACTTTGATGCGTCAGCTAGGCACAAaagaacagaaagaaaaataCCTGCCCAGAATGGCATCCAATACGGTAAGCTTTAATGGTTGTTTGCAAAATTGTATGATGTGTTTatcatttttcaactttttgtgttatctacatttagaaaagaaatgatactataaaattattttgaacaattatACAAATTACCATTTGTATGCTGCTtaacatttttggtcaaattcCATGCGGTGGTGCAAAACTGTTGTATTGGCctagtactgtgaaatcatttaatttcgtgggcatgaaattcgtggttttggtcaaaacggcaatttcatggggatgtaaattcgtggatttcaacgtctgaacataaaatgaatgggaattttacgtgtttgttgggattaaatttcatggattgatgcaaccatgaaatccacgaaaattagtcccccacgaatattaatgatttctcaGTACGATGATTGTGAAAAACTTACAGTAGGGTGTGACGGGGACACGGAAGGGGGACTTTGTTGTGTGTTGTAAAAACATGAAGAAACTTGACTGAGAAACTAATTGAGAAATACATGCTTATAttaagctgttgctttgaaacttgcaacacttgttcaccatcgtaagctgactctgtacagcaagaagcataactccatcctgctttttgcaagaattatggccccttttggatttagaaaatatcatataaacTCACGGgttggacaatatttctattacacaaaagcAAAAAAGTCAGAGATGACCctctgcacccgcaaggtggtgctcttgttacttTAATATTTTCTTAATGCATTGGAAAACAAATGGTTGTAATACCAATACCAATAGGTACTTGCATTAAATTGCTGCTTTGCCTTATATGaagaagtttgatatttcttCTAATTATTACAGATGGCAAGTTTTTGTCTGTCGGAAGCTGATTCGGGAACTGATGCATTTGCTATGAAAATGTCTGCAGTCAAACAAGGAGACCATTACATCCTGAATGGTACTAAACTTTGGATCACAAACGCTGAACACGCTGGCGTCTTTTTTGTTTTCGCCAATGCTAAACCTACAGCTGTGAGTgactttaaagcatttttttgcCTTCTACAGTCTTAAATTGACTTTAATTCAGGATTTATTTTGTATCGAATAGAAATAACTGTGAACTTTTTGAAAGTAATATTTGTAGTAAAatcttaataatatttaaatcaaaGAAAGGTTAAACTGTTATTGGCTCATGATGGTCCATTCATCAGACTGTCCAAAAGTAGACAGTTTCGAAGTCATTAGATAGCCAGTATGATATTAGGTGCTATGATCAATATCATGGGAATGCTTGGGGCCCCTGTTGCCATCAAACTTTATAGAATAATTGCCATAGGTCAGTCCATGACCCCTGGTAAATTTTATGGTCAATCTAAATCACAGTGAAATTTGAGGCTGAAAACAGTTTTCCTACCTATAACTACAGAATCTATAACATACAGAagtcagacttcataggataatATCCTGTGGTTAGTAGATGATCTGAGGTCAAGGTAAAAGCCACTGCATGTTTTAGATTGAAAATTATGTACCCAGTTTCCTTGGGCAGTACATTATAGGGGGGCACATGTAGTTAACTAAAAGGTAATGTTCTTAATTAACGTCCTGTTATAACTGTAGATTTTATTCAGTGATTTCAAGGTTAGCAGCATCACTCACAGAATTTGTGCATGATACAGCTTagtattcacaaatattttgaattaaccctgaccctgctaaatttctataatggacttgtccatctttcaatttggacagtgccattaactgttaaaaggggtacttgcCAAAAGGATATTGACTGAATGGAAAactgtgcagatcttgatcagactgcacagatgtgtaggctgataatgatctacactggtctcaagGGCAGAATTAgctgtgtccagcatggtaagagttaaaagcaatatttgtgaatattagtgaaaataatACCATGTCAAATAATACCCAGTGTGCGTACTACAAATGCACACAATGACTGAAAACTTGAAATGTTATGCTGATTTCACAGTTGAAAAAGATACAAGACTGAAGTAAATACAGGGTCTATAAGAAAACATAGATAAAATATACAAGGTGATTCGAATAATTGTTtgattatgattatttatttaacattctATTTAGGGATACAAAGGGATTACCTGTTTCATCGTAGATGCAGACTCGGAAGGCTTGACTGTTGGAAAGAAAGAGGACAAGCTAGGTATCCGTGCTTCAAGCACGTGCCCAGTGCATTTTGAGAATGTTAAGGTACCAGAGTGCAACATTCTTGGGGAGTTTGGAAAAGGCTACAAATACTGTATTGAAGTCTTGAATGAAGGCAGGATTGGTATTGGGGCACAGGTAAATATCTCAAGAACTTGATATAATTCTTGACAGAAAATCAATCTAGAAAACTTTCTTGTCATTTCACTTCATTTCTACAGAAAAGTTCTATCCATGATTCTAAAAAGCATATTACAAAAAAGTTGAAAGTAGATACTAGAGATTGTGTTATGAAAAACATTGCTGTGTTCAAGTACACTTCTTACATAAATCCCTACACTGTGAATTGGGAGGTTTGCATGTTCAGAATCCTATGGAGGCAGTTTTCTTTGTGGCAAGGCAGTGTTGCCTATGGCATGGAAATGTACTCTAGGGACAGGCAGTGTATGAGGCAAAGTTATCTGTGGTGAGGCAAAGTTCTCTGTGTGGGAGTTTTCTCAGTGTTGAGGCTTTGTTCTCTGTTGCAAGTTGAGACAGTGTTCTCTGTGGCAAGGCAATGTTCAGTTTGATAAGGAAATGCTGTCTGTTTTGAGGCAATGTTCTCTGTGGTTAGGCAGTGTTCTTTGTGGAGAGGCAGTGTTCTCTGTGGAGAGGCAATGCTCTCTGTTGTGAGGCAATGTTCTCTGTGGAGTGGCAATGTTCTTTGTGGTAAGGCAATTTTCTCTGTGATGAGGCAGTGTTCTCTGTGGTCAGACAGTATTCTCTAGTATGGCAATGTTCTTCGTGGTGAGGAACtttagagttatagcccttgatttattgaaaaatgccaTCTCTAAGTTTAACCATACTTTACAGTTGGCCTTGAGTAATGTgcccttgatttatcaaaaatgatgtatttcattttgttattgttCTAACTTCTTTATTTCTTCACCAATCTGTATGGTATTTTGACAGAATATGAATTCTGGGTGTAATATTTGCCAGACAGTTATATGTATGCCCTTGATTAAGCAATATTTGTTGATCTATGTATTTGGGTATGTGAGCAGTTTCATGACTATTTATTGAccagtttttatacgcccgtttgaaaaaccggacttattatgggaacgcccctggcgagtggtgtccacagactttgttcggagcatatcttcttcatgcatggagggattttgatgtaacttggcataattgttcaatGATggtgacagagtgtcatgtggAAGAACCAGATccgtagctctaaggtcaaggtcacacttagatgtcaaaggtcaaattcaagaatgactgtctggagcatatcttcatgcatggagggattttgatgttacttggcagaatcgttcaccatcatgagacgtaatgtcatgcacaagaaccaggtcccgaggtctaaggtcaaggtcacacttagaggtcaaaggatacaagaatgaaagctttgtccggagcatttcttctacatgcatggagggattttgatataacttggcacaaatgttcaccactatgagacggagtgtcatgcacaggaACCAGgaccctatgtctaaggtcagggtcacacttggaggccaaagatgcaagaatgactttgtctggagcatttcttcttcatgcatggagatatttttatgtaacttggtacaattgtACACCATGATGAGAAAGAGTGtaatgcgcaggtcccttctttagaattacttccctttgttgttactataaatagcttatcttgtaactttttcattactagtagtagggaaaaatcgagaccacttttctatagtataacatgcatgttacatccaattttgaggtgtattttcacctatctctatctggtaaggacttttgtgtggacttagaatttttttttattattattatttttttttttagattaacttcccatagttgttactataaataacttattttgtaacttttttataatttaccgtagggaaaaaccaagaccacttttttgtggtacaacatagatgttactttcaaattttaggtgtatttcaaggtatctctacctggtaaggagcttttttgtggatttagaaaattactacacaaccacagaattaaaattccatttgcaaatacaggtgctagtgtaaagaaatttgctatgacggacgtatattgtgacattctggtacTCTTGTTCACTGTTGATTAAACAATATTTGCTATTGGGCTTTTATTCTTATATTACTGTAACAACACATACATTAACCAAACTAAGTATGTAAATTTATATCTGGATGTATAAATTTTGGATACTTAACTTTAAGCTGGTTTTTTGGTCAACAGCTTTATTTAGCTAATGTTGTCTATATTATATgtaacaccgactttaaataaaatttgtatcttgtatcttgaaAGGAAATTATAGGTAAGTAAGCAGTGTAAGACCATTAGGTATTATGGCCCTCATGTTTGTATATTTACCTGCATTTTCCAATAGGCACCTCCGTCTCAGACACAGATCCTTCTCTCATAAACTAATTCAGTTGTACTAATATGATATAGAAATTACCAGTTGCTATAGTAATAGAAAGGTAGAAAAATTCATTAACTGGTTTCAAGGAGGGAGACAAATGAGGTCACCATAAAGATAAAGCTTGTAGAGTTATCAGTACATATACCTTGGTAACAGGATTGTATTCTTCAAGGCTCAGTGCAATATAATGTTCCATGTCTTAGTTTATCATTCACCTGTACTGTCAGTACTTACTGTTTCATTAGTATGGGAGCTATGTTCATACAG comes from the Mercenaria mercenaria strain notata chromosome 9, MADL_Memer_1, whole genome shotgun sequence genome and includes:
- the LOC123546362 gene encoding short/branched chain specific acyl-CoA dehydrogenase, mitochondrial-like, whose translation is MTSKFLKVAWQGRGFLQKTASRLHGVRQAGVLTPQLQISPENLVSPPVDLFTEEEQMMKDTVARFAAEKIQPLVRKMDAESKMDQSIIDGMFQNGLFGIEIDSEYGGTNSTFVVANLVIEELAKVDPSVSVMCDVHNTLLVTLMRQLGTKEQKEKYLPRMASNTMASFCLSEADSGTDAFAMKMSAVKQGDHYILNGTKLWITNAEHAGVFFVFANAKPTAGYKGITCFIVDADSEGLTVGKKEDKLGIRASSTCPVHFENVKVPECNILGEFGKGYKYCIEVLNEGRIGIGAQMLGLAEGCFNATVPYTRERKQFGKRICDFQAMQHQIAYVATQIEAARLLIYNAARKREAGMPVIKEGAMAKYYASEVAALTTTKCIEWMGGVGFTKDYPVEKFYRDCKIGAIYEGTSNIQMNTIFKCLEQEAES